Proteins encoded by one window of Collimonas fungivorans:
- a CDS encoding SPOR domain-containing protein: MLQVAALASQDKVDELQGKLKEAGIRSYTQKVPTQAGERIRIRVGPFSSKEEAEKTRAKLGKLGLNGSLIPG, from the coding sequence GTGCTGCAGGTCGCCGCGCTGGCGTCGCAGGACAAGGTCGATGAACTGCAGGGCAAGCTGAAAGAAGCCGGCATCCGCTCCTACACGCAAAAAGTCCCGACTCAGGCGGGTGAGCGCATCCGTATCCGCGTCGGCCCGTTCAGCAGCAAGGAAGAGGCTGAAAAGACCCGCGCCAAGCTGGGCAAGCTGGGGCTGAACGGCAGCCTGATCCCGGGTTGA
- a CDS encoding CvpA family protein, with amino-acid sequence MTIFDYLVFFVLICSVVISTLRGLVKEILSLASWVIALVVANAYGENLAKLLPDAIPGNVTRLIVAFLALFIGVRLLMMLLSSALDAVVKASGLGAVDHGLGVLFGLARGLVLVLAAVLVCGATAIPQQPFWRDAMLSPLAEAAAQTVIPYLPGQFASHLKF; translated from the coding sequence GTGACAATTTTCGACTATCTGGTGTTTTTCGTACTGATCTGCTCGGTCGTGATCAGTACCCTGCGCGGCCTGGTAAAGGAAATCCTGTCATTGGCGAGTTGGGTCATAGCCTTGGTGGTGGCCAACGCGTATGGTGAAAATCTGGCAAAATTGCTCCCCGACGCGATTCCCGGGAATGTAACGCGCTTAATCGTGGCTTTCCTAGCCCTGTTTATTGGCGTAAGGTTATTAATGATGTTGTTGAGTTCGGCGCTCGATGCCGTGGTCAAGGCCAGCGGCCTGGGGGCGGTGGACCATGGGCTGGGCGTGCTGTTCGGGCTGGCGCGTGGCCTGGTGCTGGTGCTGGCGGCGGTCCTGGTGTGTGGCGCTACGGCGATTCCGCAACAGCCTTTCTGGCGCGATGCGATGCTGAGCCCGCTGGCGGAAGCTGCCGCGCAAACTGTGATTCCCTATTTGCCGGGACAGTTCGCCAGCCACCTGAAGTTTTGA
- the purF gene encoding amidophosphoribosyltransferase, translated as MCGIVGIASHNPANQLIYDALLLLQHRGQDAAGIATNHGNGFFMHKANGLVRDVFRTRNMRSLPGNYGIGQVRYPTAGTASAEEAQPFYVNAPFGIILAHNGNLTNAEQLKIEMFKNDRRHINTDSDTEVLLNVLAHEIQQETRGYSLDPGVLFKAVANVHKRVRGSYAVVAQIAGHGLLAFRDPYGIRPLCIGLNETDKGTEYVIASESVALEGLGFRFLRDVTPGEAIFIDIDGQMYNQQCADNPTLNPCAFEFVYLARPDSIIDGASVYATRLKMGEYLADKIKREFSSGDIDVVMPIPDSSRPAAIQLALKLNIEYREGFIKNRYIGRTFLMPGQAIRKKSVRQKLNAIGSEFKGKTVLLVDDSIVRGTTSREIVQMARDSGAKRVIFASAAPPVKFPNVYGIDMPTRGELIAYGRSDEEVCREITADALVYQDIDALKRSISDVNPLLRNFEASCFDGNYITGDISRDYLDRIEFARNNPKPESEDAVRSQLNLSLAQVD; from the coding sequence ATGTGTGGCATAGTCGGCATCGCTTCCCATAACCCCGCCAATCAGCTCATCTATGACGCCTTGTTGCTTTTGCAGCATCGCGGCCAGGATGCAGCGGGGATCGCAACCAACCACGGCAACGGATTTTTCATGCACAAGGCCAACGGCCTGGTGCGCGACGTTTTCCGTACCCGCAACATGCGTTCACTGCCAGGCAACTACGGCATCGGCCAGGTGCGTTATCCAACCGCAGGCACTGCCAGCGCGGAAGAGGCGCAACCGTTTTACGTCAATGCGCCGTTCGGCATCATCCTGGCGCACAACGGCAACCTGACCAACGCCGAGCAGCTGAAGATCGAGATGTTCAAGAACGATCGCCGCCATATCAACACCGATTCCGATACCGAAGTGCTGCTCAACGTACTGGCGCACGAGATCCAGCAAGAGACGCGCGGTTATTCGCTCGATCCGGGCGTGCTGTTCAAGGCCGTGGCCAATGTCCACAAGCGGGTGCGCGGCTCTTACGCCGTGGTGGCGCAGATTGCTGGCCACGGTTTGCTGGCTTTCCGCGATCCGTACGGCATCCGGCCGCTGTGCATCGGCCTCAACGAAACCGACAAGGGCACCGAATACGTCATCGCCAGCGAATCGGTCGCGCTGGAAGGCCTGGGCTTCCGCTTCCTGCGCGATGTGACGCCGGGCGAAGCGATTTTCATCGACATCGACGGCCAGATGTACAACCAGCAATGCGCCGACAATCCGACCCTGAATCCTTGCGCCTTTGAATTCGTCTACCTGGCCCGTCCCGATTCGATCATCGACGGCGCCTCGGTGTACGCCACGCGCCTGAAAATGGGCGAGTACCTGGCCGACAAGATCAAGCGCGAATTCTCCAGCGGCGACATCGACGTCGTCATGCCGATTCCCGATTCGTCGCGTCCGGCCGCGATCCAGCTGGCGCTCAAGCTGAATATCGAATACCGCGAAGGTTTCATCAAGAACCGTTACATCGGCCGCACCTTCCTGATGCCGGGACAGGCGATCCGCAAGAAATCGGTGCGCCAGAAACTCAATGCGATCGGTTCCGAATTCAAGGGCAAGACCGTGCTGCTGGTCGACGATTCGATCGTGCGCGGCACCACCAGCCGCGAGATCGTGCAGATGGCGCGCGATTCCGGCGCCAAGCGCGTGATTTTCGCTTCGGCCGCGCCGCCGGTGAAATTCCCTAACGTCTACGGCATCGACATGCCGACCCGCGGCGAGCTGATCGCCTACGGCCGCAGCGATGAAGAAGTGTGCCGCGAAATTACCGCCGATGCGCTGGTGTACCAGGATATCGACGCCCTCAAGCGTTCGATTTCCGACGTCAATCCATTGCTGAGGAATTTCGAAGCTTCCTGCTTCGACGGCAACTACATCACCGGCGATATTTCGCGCGACTACCTCGACCGCATCGAGTTCGCGCGCAACAATCCCAAGCCTGAAAGCGAAGACGCGGTGCGTTCGCAGCTGAACCTGAGCCTGGCGCAAGTCGACTAG
- a CDS encoding cystathionine gamma-synthase family protein, protein MTQKYGFTTTILHSDRQKAIEHGAPHKPIHTSVTWGYGDARQLADVFQGKQSGYRYGRQGNPTVAALEDKVTKMEGGLATICFASGMAAIGAVIQGLLREGDHVVSSAFLFGNTASMWQTYGGQGGKVTMVDATDVAQVEAALTPATRVVFVETIANPRTQVADLRRIGELCQARGILFVVDNTMTSPYLFQPRLVGAGLVINSLTKSIGGHGNALGGAVTDTGLFDWSRFPNILDAYKRNPQPQWGLAQMRAKSLRDFGASLGPEAAHHIAVGAETIALRMERSSASALAVAQMLEADPRVAAVHYPGLASHPQHALAADLFRSNGYLFSFELKQNIDCFDYLNRLKLAISGTHLGDNRTLVIAVAHTIFYEMGAERRAAMGISESLIRVSVGIEDTADLVEDFRQALQA, encoded by the coding sequence ATGACTCAAAAATACGGCTTCACCACCACCATCCTGCATAGCGACCGCCAGAAAGCCATCGAGCACGGCGCCCCGCACAAGCCTATCCACACCTCGGTGACCTGGGGCTACGGCGATGCGCGCCAGCTGGCCGATGTATTCCAGGGCAAGCAGTCAGGTTATCGCTACGGCCGCCAGGGTAATCCGACCGTCGCCGCGCTGGAGGACAAGGTCACCAAGATGGAGGGCGGCCTGGCTACCATCTGCTTCGCTTCCGGCATGGCGGCGATCGGCGCGGTGATACAAGGCTTGCTGCGCGAAGGCGACCACGTGGTGTCGTCGGCATTCCTGTTCGGGAATACCGCCAGCATGTGGCAAACCTACGGCGGCCAGGGCGGCAAGGTGACCATGGTCGACGCCACCGACGTGGCGCAGGTGGAAGCGGCATTGACGCCGGCTACCCGTGTCGTGTTCGTTGAAACCATCGCCAACCCGCGTACCCAGGTCGCCGACCTCAGGCGTATCGGCGAGCTGTGCCAGGCGCGCGGCATCCTGTTCGTGGTCGACAACACCATGACTTCGCCTTACCTGTTCCAGCCCAGGCTGGTGGGTGCTGGCCTGGTGATCAATTCCCTGACCAAGTCCATCGGCGGCCATGGCAATGCCCTGGGCGGCGCAGTTACGGACACCGGCTTGTTTGACTGGAGCCGCTTTCCCAACATCCTCGATGCCTACAAGCGCAATCCGCAGCCGCAATGGGGCCTGGCGCAAATGCGCGCCAAGAGCTTGCGCGATTTCGGCGCTTCGCTCGGACCCGAGGCGGCGCATCATATCGCGGTAGGCGCTGAAACCATCGCGTTGCGCATGGAGCGCAGCAGCGCCAGTGCGCTGGCGGTGGCGCAGATGCTGGAAGCGGATCCGCGGGTGGCGGCGGTGCATTACCCGGGACTGGCTTCGCATCCGCAACATGCTTTGGCAGCCGACCTGTTTCGCTCAAACGGCTATCTGTTCAGTTTTGAATTGAAGCAGAATATCGATTGTTTCGATTACCTGAACCGGCTGAAACTGGCGATCTCCGGCACCCACCTGGGCGACAACCGGACCCTGGTGATCGCAGTTGCGCATACCATTTTCTACGAGATGGGAGCAGAGCGCCGCGCCGCCATGGGCATTAGCGAATCGTTGATCCGGGTATCGGTCGGAATTGAAGATACGGCAGACCTGGTGGAGGATTTCAGGCAAGCGCTGCAAGCTTAA
- a CDS encoding TIGR00730 family Rossman fold protein — protein sequence MKSLCVYCGSSPGATPVYAEAARGLAQAMVEQDIALVYGGGNVGLMGIIADEMLRLGGQATGVIPQALLQKELGHKGLTQLHIVKDMHERKAMMADLSDGFIAMPGGVGTLEELFEVFTWAQLGFHQKPIGLLNVDGFYDGLLQFIQHMVSQRFLKGEQAEILIAEAHGGALLQRFKSFVPHLVPKWLDRNTI from the coding sequence ATCAAATCTCTCTGCGTTTATTGCGGTTCTTCTCCCGGCGCTACCCCGGTTTATGCGGAAGCGGCACGCGGGCTGGCGCAAGCCATGGTCGAACAGGACATCGCCCTGGTGTACGGCGGCGGCAACGTCGGCCTGATGGGCATCATTGCGGATGAAATGCTGCGCCTGGGCGGCCAGGCCACCGGCGTGATTCCCCAGGCCCTGCTGCAAAAAGAACTGGGCCACAAGGGCCTGACGCAGCTGCATATCGTCAAGGACATGCACGAGCGCAAGGCAATGATGGCGGACCTGTCGGATGGCTTCATTGCGATGCCGGGCGGCGTAGGCACGCTGGAAGAATTGTTCGAAGTATTCACCTGGGCCCAGTTGGGCTTCCACCAGAAGCCGATCGGCTTGCTGAATGTCGACGGCTTTTACGACGGCTTGCTGCAGTTCATCCAGCATATGGTGTCGCAGCGCTTCCTGAAAGGCGAGCAGGCGGAAATCCTGATCGCGGAAGCGCACGGCGGCGCCCTGCTGCAACGGTTCAAGTCGTTTGTGCCGCACCTGGTGCCGAAATGGCTGGACCGCAACACCATCTGA
- a CDS encoding TetR/AcrR family transcriptional regulator, giving the protein MEQKAPRRTREKIMDLSLRLFNEFGEPNITTTIIADEMKISPGNLYYHFRNKDDIVNSIFVTFEEEISRMLAMTQGQRPTMHDVWHYLHHMFQLIWRYRFFYRDLNDLLSRNRTLELHFKEIFGHKIAVVKELCQGLHEDQTLQASPAEIDALSSNMVVVASYWLSYQYVLNPRQYTEQAVVEHALASGCYQVLSLMHPYLRGETLLHFEQLKTKYLQTNA; this is encoded by the coding sequence ATGGAGCAAAAGGCGCCGCGTCGTACCCGCGAAAAAATAATGGATCTGTCGTTACGGCTCTTCAACGAGTTCGGCGAACCCAACATCACCACCACCATCATCGCCGACGAGATGAAGATCTCGCCTGGCAACCTGTATTACCATTTCCGGAACAAGGACGACATCGTCAATTCGATCTTCGTCACCTTCGAAGAAGAAATCAGCCGCATGCTGGCGATGACGCAAGGGCAGCGTCCTACCATGCACGACGTCTGGCACTATCTGCATCACATGTTCCAGCTGATCTGGCGTTATCGTTTCTTCTATCGCGACCTCAACGACCTGCTGTCGCGCAACCGCACCCTGGAGCTGCACTTCAAGGAAATCTTCGGCCACAAGATAGCGGTAGTCAAAGAACTGTGCCAGGGCTTGCATGAAGACCAGACGCTGCAGGCCAGCCCGGCCGAGATCGATGCCCTGTCGTCCAACATGGTAGTGGTAGCCAGCTACTGGCTGTCTTACCAGTACGTCCTGAATCCGCGCCAGTACACCGAACAGGCGGTAGTCGAGCACGCATTGGCGAGCGGCTGCTACCAGGTGCTCTCGCTCATGCATCCGTACCTGCGCGGCGAAACCCTGCTGCATTTCGAGCAGCTGAAAACAAAATACCTGCAAACCAACGCCTGA
- a CDS encoding DUF1289 domain-containing protein, producing MSESPPQRPDTPCVAVCSTTFDDVCRGCGRTVNEVAHWVFMTEEEKTKVWERITAEGYPRRQG from the coding sequence ATGTCAGAGTCTCCTCCGCAACGTCCCGACACGCCCTGCGTGGCAGTCTGCTCCACCACTTTCGACGATGTCTGCCGCGGTTGCGGCCGCACCGTCAATGAGGTGGCGCACTGGGTCTTCATGACCGAGGAAGAGAAAACCAAAGTCTGGGAACGGATCACCGCCGAGGGTTATCCGCGCCGCCAAGGATGA
- a CDS encoding beta-ketoacyl synthase chain length factor: MSAMPAMLRRRAGAMGKMALETAYRCLDGKVGVPTVFCSRHGECTRSVELLADLVQGQPLSPTSFSLSVHNAAAGLFSVARRDQASHSAMAAGRSGVEHAVIEACGLLADGAAEVLLVVYDGVLPEVFFEYQDCQEQPFAWAWLMRAESADAGNLIGLSWSGEAGAETNAAPLESNGSRQPGGLEVLAFYLRQDRQLVRKADGRNWCWSRLV, translated from the coding sequence GTGTCCGCCATGCCTGCCATGCTGCGTCGGCGTGCCGGCGCCATGGGTAAAATGGCGCTGGAAACGGCTTATCGCTGCCTCGACGGCAAGGTCGGCGTGCCGACCGTGTTTTGTTCCCGTCACGGCGAGTGCACACGTTCGGTAGAGCTGCTGGCCGACCTGGTCCAGGGCCAACCCTTATCTCCCACGTCTTTCAGTTTGTCGGTTCATAACGCCGCCGCCGGCCTGTTTTCGGTCGCGCGCCGGGACCAGGCCAGCCACTCCGCCATGGCGGCCGGGCGCAGCGGCGTCGAACATGCGGTGATTGAAGCCTGCGGCCTGCTGGCGGACGGCGCCGCTGAAGTACTGCTGGTGGTGTATGACGGCGTGTTGCCGGAAGTGTTTTTCGAGTACCAGGATTGCCAGGAGCAGCCGTTTGCCTGGGCCTGGCTGATGCGGGCAGAAAGCGCAGATGCCGGCAACCTGATCGGGTTGTCCTGGAGCGGCGAGGCTGGCGCTGAAACCAATGCCGCGCCGCTGGAATCCAACGGCAGCCGGCAGCCTGGCGGCCTGGAGGTGCTGGCGTTCTACCTGCGCCAGGATCGCCAGCTGGTGCGCAAGGCCGATGGGCGCAACTGGTGCTGGAGCCGTCTTGTTTAA
- a CDS encoding lysophospholipid acyltransferase family protein, translated as MGATGAGAVLFKRLERCWRVLATGFSFVLFAVGGLLLRILVFPVLNLLVWERQLRVLVARQIIRLVFRCFVGCMRRLGVLDYDISGLERLERQGLLILANHPTLIDTVFLMAFVKRADCIVKGRLWDNPFTRGPVRAAGYISNEYGGGLVEDCIRSLRGGGNLIIFPEGTRTACDGQISLKRGAANIAVRSLSNVTPVVIRCLPPTLGKGVKWWQVPPVAAHFSIEVKEDIDVHEFLAKAGSEVLAARHLTAYLQDYFRKESQGHAAA; from the coding sequence ATGGGCGCAACTGGTGCTGGAGCCGTCTTGTTTAAGCGCCTGGAGCGCTGCTGGCGCGTGCTGGCGACCGGCTTCAGTTTTGTGCTGTTTGCCGTCGGCGGCTTGCTGTTGCGGATTTTGGTGTTTCCGGTGTTGAATTTGCTGGTCTGGGAGCGGCAGTTGCGGGTGCTGGTGGCGCGCCAGATAATACGCCTGGTATTTCGCTGTTTTGTCGGCTGCATGCGCCGGCTCGGCGTGCTGGACTACGATATCAGCGGACTGGAGCGGCTGGAGCGGCAAGGCTTGCTGATCCTGGCGAATCATCCGACCTTGATCGATACGGTGTTCCTGATGGCGTTCGTCAAGCGCGCCGACTGTATTGTCAAGGGGCGGCTGTGGGACAACCCGTTTACGCGCGGGCCGGTGCGGGCTGCCGGCTACATCAGCAACGAATACGGCGGCGGCCTGGTCGAGGATTGCATCCGTTCATTACGCGGCGGCGGCAACCTGATCATTTTTCCCGAGGGCACTCGCACCGCTTGCGACGGTCAGATCAGTTTAAAGCGCGGCGCCGCCAATATCGCCGTGCGCAGCTTGTCGAATGTGACGCCGGTAGTAATCCGCTGCCTGCCGCCGACCTTGGGCAAAGGCGTTAAATGGTGGCAGGTGCCGCCGGTGGCGGCGCATTTCAGCATTGAAGTAAAAGAAGATATAGATGTCCACGAGTTTCTAGCAAAAGCCGGTAGCGAAGTGTTGGCAGCCAGGCATTTAACCGCCTACCTGCAAGATTATTTTAGGAAAGAAAGCCAGGGTCATGCAGCAGCTTGA
- a CDS encoding phosphopantetheine-binding protein translates to MQQLEEEVKQVIIDVLQLEDITPADIVSDAPLFVDGLGLDSIDALELGVAIQKRYGISLSADSAETRNHFASVRTLAAMIASNRKK, encoded by the coding sequence ATGCAGCAGCTTGAAGAAGAAGTGAAGCAGGTCATCATCGATGTCCTGCAACTGGAAGACATAACTCCCGCCGATATCGTCAGCGACGCGCCGCTGTTCGTCGACGGCCTCGGGCTGGACTCGATCGACGCGCTGGAGCTGGGCGTGGCGATCCAGAAGCGCTACGGCATTTCGTTGTCGGCGGACTCGGCCGAGACGCGCAACCATTTTGCTTCGGTGCGCACGCTGGCCGCGATGATTGCCAGCAACAGAAAGAAATGA
- a CDS encoding AMP-binding protein, whose amino-acid sequence MSDPLNLLALMSQLPGYGQRPFAWRDGKPLGYAYLLAQAAAWQRLLSRQAGSRFALYCSDSAAFACILLGAWQAGKTVYLPGDVLPATCASLGALVDGYLGDFPPQYAPLAMADNEDAEDAEDAIPAFKTLPPDFPGLVIFTSGSTGEPQAVPKIMAQLAAEVASLELLFGARIGDADILATVSHQHIYGLLFKVLWPLAAGRAMHARQLDYLGEFRPQPGKAVALVSSPAHLKRLPATFSPEQVAAVRVIFSSGGALPPEVAAAAGQALGAVPIEVYGSSETGGVAWRQRLAGADDSWQAMPAVVWRVGADDEVLEIRSPHLPDGSWFALADQVQAISQQRFRLKGRVDRIVKVEEKRVSLDALERQLRAMVQVADARVLLVEQAQLEQRQQRQRIAAFVVLSAEGERILAAHGKLALNRLLRDGMAHAVEAVALPRSWRYLKALPVNAQGKTTRANLLALLEPPAEAPRQPGERLLEQDSHRVLLELTVPSDLLYFNGHFEGAPILPGVVQLDWAISYGRRYFALAPQFLGMRGLKFQRAITPGMVVQLELLHDVPKSSLAFRMVSAAGQHASGRITFGAGHAAS is encoded by the coding sequence ATGTCTGATCCGCTCAACCTGCTGGCGTTGATGAGCCAGCTGCCGGGGTACGGGCAGCGGCCATTCGCGTGGCGCGACGGCAAACCGCTGGGCTACGCCTATTTGCTTGCCCAGGCTGCTGCATGGCAGCGTTTGCTGTCGCGCCAGGCGGGATCGCGTTTTGCCTTGTATTGCAGCGACAGCGCCGCCTTCGCCTGCATCTTGCTGGGCGCATGGCAGGCCGGCAAGACAGTCTATCTGCCGGGCGACGTGCTGCCCGCCACCTGCGCCAGCCTGGGCGCGCTGGTCGACGGTTACCTGGGCGATTTCCCGCCGCAGTATGCGCCACTGGCCATGGCCGATAACGAGGATGCCGAGGATGCCGAGGATGCGATACCCGCATTCAAAACCTTGCCGCCGGATTTCCCCGGGCTGGTGATTTTTACCTCAGGCAGCACCGGCGAGCCGCAAGCGGTGCCGAAAATCATGGCGCAGCTGGCTGCCGAAGTGGCGTCCCTGGAGCTTTTGTTTGGGGCCAGGATAGGCGACGCCGATATCCTGGCGACGGTGTCGCACCAGCATATCTACGGCTTGCTGTTCAAGGTGCTGTGGCCATTGGCTGCCGGCCGCGCAATGCACGCGCGGCAGCTCGACTACCTGGGCGAGTTCCGGCCGCAGCCCGGCAAAGCGGTTGCCCTGGTCTCCAGCCCGGCTCACCTGAAACGCTTGCCGGCCACATTTTCGCCGGAGCAGGTAGCCGCGGTACGCGTCATATTTTCGTCCGGCGGTGCGCTGCCGCCGGAAGTTGCCGCCGCCGCCGGCCAGGCGCTGGGAGCGGTGCCGATCGAAGTCTACGGCAGTTCCGAAACCGGCGGCGTGGCCTGGCGCCAGCGGCTTGCCGGCGCAGACGACAGCTGGCAAGCGATGCCGGCGGTCGTCTGGCGTGTCGGCGCCGACGATGAAGTGCTTGAAATCCGCTCGCCCCATTTGCCCGACGGGAGCTGGTTCGCGCTGGCGGACCAGGTGCAGGCAATCAGCCAGCAGCGGTTCCGCTTGAAAGGACGTGTCGACCGTATCGTCAAGGTTGAAGAAAAACGCGTTTCCCTGGATGCCCTGGAGCGGCAGCTGCGGGCGATGGTCCAGGTGGCGGATGCGCGCGTATTGCTGGTGGAGCAGGCGCAATTGGAACAGCGGCAGCAGCGGCAACGGATTGCCGCTTTTGTCGTGTTGTCGGCTGAAGGTGAGCGGATTCTGGCGGCGCACGGCAAGCTGGCCCTGAACCGCCTGCTGCGCGACGGCATGGCGCATGCAGTGGAAGCGGTTGCGCTGCCGCGCAGCTGGCGCTACCTGAAGGCGCTGCCGGTGAATGCGCAAGGCAAGACCACGCGCGCCAATCTACTGGCGCTGCTGGAGCCGCCGGCCGAAGCGCCGCGCCAGCCTGGCGAGCGCTTGCTGGAACAGGATTCCCATCGGGTATTGCTGGAGTTGACGGTACCCAGCGATCTCCTGTATTTCAATGGCCATTTCGAAGGGGCGCCGATTTTGCCCGGTGTGGTGCAGCTCGACTGGGCGATCAGTTATGGCCGCCGCTACTTTGCATTGGCGCCGCAATTCCTCGGCATGCGCGGCTTGAAATTCCAGCGCGCGATTACGCCGGGCATGGTGGTGCAGCTGGAGCTGCTGCATGACGTGCCGAAAAGCAGCCTGGCGTTCCGCATGGTCTCGGCGGCAGGGCAGCACGCCAGCGGCCGCATCACCTTTGGAGCCGGCCATGCTGCCAGCTGA